The genomic interval TAaccaaaatccaaaaacaaacacaaattgcATCGAGGATAACACAGACTAGAAGTAAAACACCAAACAATCCCACCTACTAAATCAACCAAGCGTGCTAATAGATGGTGACACAATACAAAAATACTAGTCTTCAATCTTCCTCCTCGCCCTCATTCTCGGCAATGTTGAAGTATCTCAATTCATAAACATTTCTGTCCTTGTTGGAAGAAATCACGCGAAGCCAATCCCTCACGTTGTGCTTCTTCAAGTACTTCTTAGTCAAGTATTTAAGGTACCTGAGAAACACACTAAAAGTCATACCTAGGTGGGAAAAAGAATGGAGAGTTACGCATGTTATAGACACAATACGCAGGTACAAAGCTTcacaactcaaaaaaaaaaaaaaaaaaaactactatttcAGCACACAGATGAACAGAAAAAAGAGCATTTGTTAGGAACTATTATAGAGTTCCAAAGACAAAATCATTAGGCCTAAATCCACGATTTTGCCGTCTCAATGTCTACAACCGCTAGATCCTTCAGTTTTCCTAACTCCGGCGTGGAATTAAAATTGCattatccaaaacaaataggAAAATTTACGAACCATGCAgccatttgagaaaaaaatgaaactacGAAACTAAAACTGAACCAATTAAACGAACATCGCAGTCAAACAATAAGGTTATTGATACTACGCTACAACTACAAAGCACAGTCCAACAATCTGAGTTCTGCGTATACGCATACCGTTTGGAGAAGTTGCTATCAGAGGTGACAGAGATCTTGCTCTTGTCTCGGGTGACGGTGATGGATTCGCCTAGAGCGCCGGCCTTGCCTCCAACCTTGATCCGCTCCTGAAGGAATTTCTCCAGGGAGGCGATGTCCATGATCTTATCCTCCACCGGCTTCGCGCAGTCAATCACGAACGTCGctcccttcttcttcccctttgcCCCCACCGCTGCCGCCCCACGGCTCATTTTCGCTGCGACTCTTCACTGCCCGGTATTATCCAGAGAGGGAGACGACACGAGCTTGGCTGTGAAAGATAGAAAGCACAGAAAGCACTGTCGTGACTCGTGCCTGCCTATCTAGGGTTTTTGGTTATCTAAAACGACGTCGTCGGATATTTTCTTGGGCTGGGCCGAAGCTGGGAACTGTTATAAACTTCTAAGCCATGGTTGACAGATAGGTGACAAGTCTCCAAACCTGCCCACAAGGCCCGACTTTCAGCCCGATTCATGGATATATTGTATTATTTACTTGTTAAAATGCATACTTGAATGTTGCTTGAATAGCCTTATCTCAACCAGTCTAAACTTGCAACGGTTCCAAAACCTTGCagtaaaaaatacactataTTTCTTTGCATTAATTGAGTTTTGCAAATTATTACATTCGATTCTTTGCATTAAAAAATCGACTAATAGCAACAAAATTAATCCATTGCAAAAAActcaatctcttgtagtgacgATCGATCTTCCGCTGCAAGTAGTATTGAAACTTATGAATAAAATCATGGGgtacaatttaaaattataataataaataaaaaagaattagcGAACTAATTGGTTTTAAGGAAGGAAAGTAATTTATTCTTGTTACGGTACGAATAATGTGCAAGACTGGTtaatatacatgatatatatatacaacatcaTGCGTCATCACACACGCCAAGCGGCAAGCGCACCACAAATCTTGTGCCCTGCCAAGATGACAACCTTATTCACGTTTCATACACTACCTATATTTCACGTTgtacatatacacacacacaacctAATTAATGGACAATTAAcctttttttaagttaatttcTTACCATATTAACTGATATGTAGAGTACTCAGTACtgttagttatatatatatatatatataatatatatctcgaaaatagataaagaaattttaatttcctcgtataaaactcacaaactaacacGAATATTAAATCATTAAGCGTTTACTGTCACCCTCTTTGCTCGTACGTGCATCCCTCACACCAGACTCTTCCCGTTTCACTCATTCTCCCTCTTTACCAACCAtaacgtctctctctctctctctctctctctctctcaaagagAAGCTCACCTATTTCACCTTGCAAGTACCTTTTCACGAGACTAACGTGCACTCATCCGTTTCACATATAAGCAGCAATCCCACCCCCTTTCTCTTTTGCTCAATCAAATTAAACCAGCAACGTCGTCGACTGATCTATATATTCCCATGGCCGAGCCACAAGGTGACGACAGTACTACATCTGGAACTCGACGTAAGGGAATGGGAAAGCGAGCTTTGGCACCGGCAGAGGTAGAGCCGGCCGTTTCAGCAGCAGCGGCTCCATGCGGAGCATGCAAGTTTTTGAGGAGGAAGTGCGTGAGTGGGTGTATTTTTGCACCCCACTTCGGCTCAGACCAAGGAGCTGCGCGGTTTGCAGCAGTGCACAAGGTGTTCGGAGCAAGCAACGTGTCTAAGCTCTTAGTGCATGTCCCAGTGAACCGGAGACACGATGCTGTGGTTACAATCTCGTACGAAGCTCAGGCGAGGTTGTCCGATCCTGTTTTCGGTTGTGTTTCCACCATACTAGCTTTACAACAGCAGGTATATTTTTCTCAGATTGCTTTACTTACAATAACTAGATACGCCTGACAACtctaaatatatagttttcacAAAACCATTCTCTTAATTAATcttcaaaatgataataatttttatagttatCGCATGGTACTGATCTGATCAACTTTGTAAATCAAACAAAATAGTTAATACAATCAGATCACTGGAATGCATGCGcggatacatacatacatacatatatatatattaaaataaatataaataattaaatttacatttttctatggatttcaatttttaagataagtggtgattttacataatattaaaatagatattctgaatttgaatttcaactttacataaatttttaggataagtggtgatttcatatatattatacgcgCGTGTGAGAAAGAGCTAGattaatacaattattttaattgatggAGCTCATGATTGGCTGATTAATGCTGGTCAAGACCTAACTAATTGGCCCAGATCATTACGTATATACATTCTCTATGAAATATAACTAGAAAGGTGAAGTATATGTAATCTAAAACAGAATAAACTGACAAAGAAAAACTGGTCATGTTATATGATCTCCAGGTGGCATCATTGCAAGCGGAGCTGGCAATGGTGCAAACTCAGCTCATAAACAGTAGGTTTGCATTCGCAAATGCCATTCAAAACTCACATCAGCATGCGCATGAGGAGCAGCatcaacagcaacaacaacatGAACAGCGTGACTTTCAAACAGTGCTGCAACCCGACTACTCCAACAATTCTTCTGCTTCCACTAACCTTGTCAACAATATCAATGGCTTCACCACCACAGAATTCGACCTTGCAGGGGATACTACTGCTCCAATATCCTCCCAAAGCCTAGACCCTTTAGTACCACGACCGCTTTCAAGACCTTCCCAGGATGAGGAAGAATATGAGGAAGAGAGCCGGATTCCACCCGTTTTCGTCAATAAAACTCTTCACCTGAGTTGACATCGTACAATTGTCTTATTTTCAATACAGAAGACTTACTTTCTTTAACCATCTATACATATGTATGTTAGTGTTCGTTCTGGCCGTAAAATATGTATGTCAATGGGATAAAGAATCGTGAGTTTccaatggtatatatatatatatatatatatatatatatatatatagctagcttaGGGATCACTTAATGTTACGAACAAGTAGGCACGGCAGAAACATGCAGGGAGTTGACTGACAGTTTATGCAACCAAAAGatgatatttaataaatgttatGAGTGTGATAATTAGGAATAATCCCCAGTTACTGTTGAGAATAActagaatttattattagagAATATCAAAAGAGTTGATGCATTTGCTTTCAAGCAGGAGCTGTTTGTAGGACTCCTTCCGGATCGAGCCTCTCTCTAGAGAACCTTGAGCTAGCGCTCCTCTCTCAACAACCCACATCTACTTTATTATAATAAGAGGCTTtctaattgtgaatagtaatttttattatttttctgttaatttttttttatttttcttttaaatcctgttttactaaaagacttttaaaacttttgacCATTTGATATGTAGTtcatttatagaatttaatgaaggatcatattttaccaaaaggtccttaaAATCCTTGACTATTTGATGTGTAGCTCtcttgtataatttaattaatgatcatattttaccaaaaggtgctaaatattaaattaataatattttattattatataaagagtaaatagataatccaatatagacgtagaccaatgctcatactttgctaaaatttagatttttttaatctttattttttgtctttctttaatcttgtattttattttcccaaacaaataagttaatgacttttttattttttttatttaaattattatgtcagTTGCACCCCGGAACTAACGCACTTGGGGCCGTtccgtgtgtgtatatatatatatatatatttgaagggTTGAAAATGGATCTATCACCTATTTTGGGACTTCACCATGCTACGTGTGGTGCCctcgacccccatgtaaggagacactgGAATCGAGACGTTAGGATGGTTACAACAcgatcacacatcccaacgatagtatcaagtatatgcatatgcaacaatatacaataaacaacgcagcggataatatacataagtctactaagtaccagaattttaaatacaaatattcaaaacaaatcatctttaaaaagttatatagtcatcccaaaatatattacaaaacaaatacataaataattgataaagcgaatctcgataaatgggagcaatcccagatcactcctccaacggagccaagcttaaggctcgtcatcctcatctgcatcaaaatctgcgataccataaaatggtaccacatgtaagtataaaccaaacaaccacgagataaaaacatattgatgcaaccaacatgcatgcatatgatgaaatatgcatcaaatccaaaatatcattttttccgaaaatggatattttccaacacagaCCAGAATCCCATTTTtgcccaaaaacaataatccatcattttcccagaaaatgacccaagtcaataaaatatcatttttccagaaaatgaatcacataaaatccttttattccacacacgctattttcccagaaaacagtcctttaatccattaaccaatgcaccatgatctcccctagggatcatccgcacgtcctggctttgTAACGATGCTCAGTTCtacgcccagcgcgttcgtggccaagcacccactacgcaacgagcgatgcccagttccgcacccagcgcgttcgtggccaagcattctctagcccccgccagcaaaggggccacggagtcggcacgagaccatctcgtcggatcccgttgtcgcccagcgacaacgcaggggacgtcactcagtatattccgctcccgagtgaccagaggagctccaccgagataatacctcatttcagcttggggtcgtgatacacacgcacccaaaaatcttttaacacatgaaaacccagttttcaatcaacacatgaacatgaatgcatttacacgaaaacccagttttctttacaaacatgatcatgcgtgcaatatgccatgcacatgaacaacaccatacgcaacaaccaacaactcacaatgcaaaccaaacacacaacaactccgtccacaatccatctgacccctgtaatcctcggactcagtccggcataatcAACCAggtcacaataatatgagttagtacaaaaatatatttaaatcacg from Juglans microcarpa x Juglans regia isolate MS1-56 chromosome 4S, Jm3101_v1.0, whole genome shotgun sequence carries:
- the LOC121263279 gene encoding LOB domain-containing protein 20, with protein sequence MAEPQGDDSTTSGTRRKGMGKRALAPAEVEPAVSAAAAPCGACKFLRRKCVSGCIFAPHFGSDQGAARFAAVHKVFGASNVSKLLVHVPVNRRHDAVVTISYEAQARLSDPVFGCVSTILALQQQVASLQAELAMVQTQLINSRFAFANAIQNSHQHAHEEQHQQQQQHEQRDFQTVLQPDYSNNSSASTNLVNNINGFTTTEFDLAGDTTAPISSQSLDPLVPRPLSRPSQDEEEYEEESRIPPVFVNKTLHLS
- the LOC121262556 gene encoding 60S ribosomal protein L22-2-like yields the protein MSRGAAAVGAKGKKKGATFVIDCAKPVEDKIMDIASLEKFLQERIKVGGKAGALGESITVTRDKSKISVTSDSNFSKRYLKYLTKKYLKKHNVRDWLRVISSNKDRNVYELRYFNIAENEGEEED